The following are encoded in a window of Haemorhous mexicanus isolate bHaeMex1 chromosome 7, bHaeMex1.pri, whole genome shotgun sequence genomic DNA:
- the LOC132329959 gene encoding uncharacterized protein LOC132329959 isoform X3, with product MKALNVELGLIIDLTYTTRYYEVKDLPKSVQYKKLYTVGLEVPDNATILQFKKWVRKFLWENAGNEKLIGVHCTNGINRTGYLICRYLIDVEGWDPEAAIQAFGDARGHRMDGLVYLTDLRTQPMRSNLGMDVWDADEDIIPPPHAMEGSVERFPNEDFQGSGKRLRIYDDHSHNDLQGQMQLRDFDFVNKGPGQRRRPFHDHQTQDELRASVQMRNWDYNRGPEQRAFTNHQFYDDFQEDTQLKDLDFSSKGPGQSLRPFHGHQFHDDLQADRQSFDFNRGREQRQRSFPDHPSPNDLQEDRQSKDFDFGGRGRGQRRKLFHDHQSHDEFQTQMQLKELDSASRGPGQRLRSFHDYKSHDGLQTQMQLGDFEFVKRGRGQRLRPFNDHQPRNDLKTEMQLKDYDNKGPGQRCRPFHDPQPYDGLQEQTQSKDFDYGNKGHGQRPRPFHDHPGHNDLPHEWCSDRNLCLKRSPLDKSGSQSFPSHENVPEPHFSSSPSLHRDYGSDNDDFNRNYSNRPHCPEDNRRVHPSEEFNRGKNRFAPYSSRTMHPSSSIHQEDSSIDYERKPFQGETTRSMEQSKRLPVVTVDYNYGLPLDCGPEEDERSHYDLSPRDHYNWN from the exons ATGAAAGCCCTAAATGTGGAGCTTGGATTAATTATTGATTTAACATACACCACACGATACTATGAAGTTAAG gATTTACCTAAAAGTGTGCAGTATAAGAAACTTTATACTGTTGGACTGGAAGTCCCTGATAATGCTACTATCCTACAGTTCAAAAAGTGGGTCAGAAAATTCCTTTGGGAAAATGCAGGAAATG AGAAACTCATTGGCGTGCACTGTACTAATGGAATTAATAGAACTGGCTATCTCATATGTAG atATCTTATAGATGTTGAAGGctgggatccagaggcagcaaTTCAGG ctTTTGGTGATGCCAGAGGTCACCGCATGGATGGCCTTGTGTATCTCACAGATCTCAGGACGCAGCCGATGCGAAG tAACCTTGGAATGGATGTATGGGATGCAGATGAAGATATTATCCCACCACCACATGCAATGGAAGGATCTGTAGAGCGGTTCCCAAATGAAGATTTTCAGGG GTCTGGGAAAAGATTAAGAATTTATGATGACCACTCTCACAATGATTTGCAAGGACAGATGCAGTTGCGAGATTTTGACTTCGTTAATAAGGGGCCTGGACAAAGACGAAGACCATTTCATGACCATCAAACTCAGGATGAATTAAGAGCATCAGTGCAGATGAGAAATTGGGACTACAATAGGGGACCAGAACAAAGAGCCTTTACTAATCACCAGTTTTATGATGATTTTCAAGAAGACACGCAGCTGAAGGACCTAGACTTCAGTAGCAAGGGACCTGGACAGAGTTTGAGACCTTTTCATGGACACCAGTTTCATGATGATTTGCAAGCAGACAGACAGTCTTTTGACTTCAACAGAGGacgggagcagaggcagagatcCTTTCCTGACCATCCATCTCCTAATGATTTGCAGGAAGACAGGCAGTCAAAGGATTTTGATTTTGGTGGCAGGGGCCGTGGCCAGAGACGAAAACTGTTCCATGACCACCAATCTCATGATGAATTTCAGACTCAAATGCAGTTAAAAGAATTGGATTCTGCCAGTAGAGGTCCTGGCCAAAGACTAAGATCCTTCCATGACTACAAGTCACATGATGGCTTGCAGACACAGATGCAATTGGGAGATTTTGAATTTGTTAAGAGGGGTCGTGGGCAGAGGTTGAGACCTTTCAATGATCACCAGCCTCGTAATGACTTAAAAACAGAGATGCAGCTGAAAGATTATGATAATAAAGGTCCTGGACAAAGGTGCAGACCTTTTCATGACCCTCAGCCTTATGATGGCTTACAGGAACAGACTCAGTCAAAAGATTTTGATTATGGTAATAAAGGGCACGGACAAAGGCCAAGACCTTTTCATGATCATCCAGGTCACAATGACTTGCCGCATGAATGGTGTTCAGACAG AAACTTATGCTTAAAAAGAAGTCCTCTGGACAAAAGTGG AAGTCAGTCCTTTCCTTCCCATGAAAATGTACCAGAACCTCATTTCTCCTCATCTCCTTCACTTCACAGAGATTACGGGTCTGATAATGATGACTTTAACAGAAATTACAG TAATCGACCACATTGTCCTGAAGACAATAGGAGAGTGCATCCCTCAGAGGAATTTAATagaggaaaaaacagatttgCACCCTACTCTTCACGAACAATGCACCCATCTTCATCCATACACCAAGAAGATAGTTCAATAGACTATGAAAGAAAGCCTTTTCAGGGTGAAACTACCAGAAGCATGGAACAAAGTAAAAGATTACCAGTTGTAACCGTTGATTACAATTATGGTCTGCCACTAGACTGTGGACCTGAAGAGGATGAGAGATCCCATTATGATTTATCACCAAGAGACCACTACAACTGGAACTGA
- the LOC132329959 gene encoding uncharacterized protein LOC132329959 isoform X2: MVKKNTIPDGWRSLTPVGQPIPGTRFIAFKVPLKGAINQRLTPTQKFTPKDLIAAMKALNVELGLIIDLTYTTRYYEVKDLPKSVQYKKLYTVGLEVPDNATILQFKKWVRKFLWENAGNEKLIGVHCTNGINRTGYLICRYLIDVEGWDPEAAIQAFGDARGHRMDGLVYLTDLRTQPMRSNLGMDVWDADEDIIPPPHAMEGSVERFPNEDFQGSGKRLRIYDDHSHNDLQGQMQLRDFDFVNKGPGQRRRPFHDHQTQDELRASVQMRNWDYNRGPEQRAFTNHQFYDDFQEDTQLKDLDFSSKGPGQSLRPFHGHQFHDDLQADRQSFDFNRGREQRQRSFPDHPSPNDLQEDRQSKDFDFGGRGRGQRRKLFHDHQSHDEFQTQMQLKELDSASRGPGQRLRSFHDYKSHDGLQTQMQLGDFEFVKRGRGQRLRPFNDHQPRNDLKTEMQLKDYDNKGPGQRCRPFHDPQPYDGLQEQTQSKDFDYGNKGHGQRPRPFHDHPGHNDLPHEWCSDRSQSFPSHENVPEPHFSSSPSLHRDYGSDNDDFNRNYSNRPHCPEDNRRVHPSEEFNRGKNRFAPYSSRTMHPSSSIHQEDSSIDYERKPFQGETTRSMEQSKRLPVVTVDYNYGLPLDCGPEEDERSHYDLSPRDHYNWN, encoded by the exons ATGGTAAAGAAGAACACTATCCCTGATGG ATGGCGGAGTTTGACACCAGTTGGGCAGCCTATACCAGGAACGAGATTTATTGCATTCAAAGTACCTTTAAAAGGG GCAATTAACCAGAGGCTTACCCCAACCCAGAAATTTACACCAAAAGACTTAATTGCTGCAATGAAAGCCCTAAATGTGGAGCTTGGATTAATTATTGATTTAACATACACCACACGATACTATGAAGTTAAG gATTTACCTAAAAGTGTGCAGTATAAGAAACTTTATACTGTTGGACTGGAAGTCCCTGATAATGCTACTATCCTACAGTTCAAAAAGTGGGTCAGAAAATTCCTTTGGGAAAATGCAGGAAATG AGAAACTCATTGGCGTGCACTGTACTAATGGAATTAATAGAACTGGCTATCTCATATGTAG atATCTTATAGATGTTGAAGGctgggatccagaggcagcaaTTCAGG ctTTTGGTGATGCCAGAGGTCACCGCATGGATGGCCTTGTGTATCTCACAGATCTCAGGACGCAGCCGATGCGAAG tAACCTTGGAATGGATGTATGGGATGCAGATGAAGATATTATCCCACCACCACATGCAATGGAAGGATCTGTAGAGCGGTTCCCAAATGAAGATTTTCAGGG GTCTGGGAAAAGATTAAGAATTTATGATGACCACTCTCACAATGATTTGCAAGGACAGATGCAGTTGCGAGATTTTGACTTCGTTAATAAGGGGCCTGGACAAAGACGAAGACCATTTCATGACCATCAAACTCAGGATGAATTAAGAGCATCAGTGCAGATGAGAAATTGGGACTACAATAGGGGACCAGAACAAAGAGCCTTTACTAATCACCAGTTTTATGATGATTTTCAAGAAGACACGCAGCTGAAGGACCTAGACTTCAGTAGCAAGGGACCTGGACAGAGTTTGAGACCTTTTCATGGACACCAGTTTCATGATGATTTGCAAGCAGACAGACAGTCTTTTGACTTCAACAGAGGacgggagcagaggcagagatcCTTTCCTGACCATCCATCTCCTAATGATTTGCAGGAAGACAGGCAGTCAAAGGATTTTGATTTTGGTGGCAGGGGCCGTGGCCAGAGACGAAAACTGTTCCATGACCACCAATCTCATGATGAATTTCAGACTCAAATGCAGTTAAAAGAATTGGATTCTGCCAGTAGAGGTCCTGGCCAAAGACTAAGATCCTTCCATGACTACAAGTCACATGATGGCTTGCAGACACAGATGCAATTGGGAGATTTTGAATTTGTTAAGAGGGGTCGTGGGCAGAGGTTGAGACCTTTCAATGATCACCAGCCTCGTAATGACTTAAAAACAGAGATGCAGCTGAAAGATTATGATAATAAAGGTCCTGGACAAAGGTGCAGACCTTTTCATGACCCTCAGCCTTATGATGGCTTACAGGAACAGACTCAGTCAAAAGATTTTGATTATGGTAATAAAGGGCACGGACAAAGGCCAAGACCTTTTCATGATCATCCAGGTCACAATGACTTGCCGCATGAATGGTGTTCAGACAG AAGTCAGTCCTTTCCTTCCCATGAAAATGTACCAGAACCTCATTTCTCCTCATCTCCTTCACTTCACAGAGATTACGGGTCTGATAATGATGACTTTAACAGAAATTACAG TAATCGACCACATTGTCCTGAAGACAATAGGAGAGTGCATCCCTCAGAGGAATTTAATagaggaaaaaacagatttgCACCCTACTCTTCACGAACAATGCACCCATCTTCATCCATACACCAAGAAGATAGTTCAATAGACTATGAAAGAAAGCCTTTTCAGGGTGAAACTACCAGAAGCATGGAACAAAGTAAAAGATTACCAGTTGTAACCGTTGATTACAATTATGGTCTGCCACTAGACTGTGGACCTGAAGAGGATGAGAGATCCCATTATGATTTATCACCAAGAGACCACTACAACTGGAACTGA
- the LOC132329959 gene encoding uncharacterized protein LOC132329959 isoform X1 codes for MVKKNTIPDGWRSLTPVGQPIPGTRFIAFKVPLKGAINQRLTPTQKFTPKDLIAAMKALNVELGLIIDLTYTTRYYEVKDLPKSVQYKKLYTVGLEVPDNATILQFKKWVRKFLWENAGNEKLIGVHCTNGINRTGYLICRYLIDVEGWDPEAAIQAFGDARGHRMDGLVYLTDLRTQPMRSNLGMDVWDADEDIIPPPHAMEGSVERFPNEDFQGSGKRLRIYDDHSHNDLQGQMQLRDFDFVNKGPGQRRRPFHDHQTQDELRASVQMRNWDYNRGPEQRAFTNHQFYDDFQEDTQLKDLDFSSKGPGQSLRPFHGHQFHDDLQADRQSFDFNRGREQRQRSFPDHPSPNDLQEDRQSKDFDFGGRGRGQRRKLFHDHQSHDEFQTQMQLKELDSASRGPGQRLRSFHDYKSHDGLQTQMQLGDFEFVKRGRGQRLRPFNDHQPRNDLKTEMQLKDYDNKGPGQRCRPFHDPQPYDGLQEQTQSKDFDYGNKGHGQRPRPFHDHPGHNDLPHEWCSDRNLCLKRSPLDKSGSQSFPSHENVPEPHFSSSPSLHRDYGSDNDDFNRNYSNRPHCPEDNRRVHPSEEFNRGKNRFAPYSSRTMHPSSSIHQEDSSIDYERKPFQGETTRSMEQSKRLPVVTVDYNYGLPLDCGPEEDERSHYDLSPRDHYNWN; via the exons ATGGTAAAGAAGAACACTATCCCTGATGG ATGGCGGAGTTTGACACCAGTTGGGCAGCCTATACCAGGAACGAGATTTATTGCATTCAAAGTACCTTTAAAAGGG GCAATTAACCAGAGGCTTACCCCAACCCAGAAATTTACACCAAAAGACTTAATTGCTGCAATGAAAGCCCTAAATGTGGAGCTTGGATTAATTATTGATTTAACATACACCACACGATACTATGAAGTTAAG gATTTACCTAAAAGTGTGCAGTATAAGAAACTTTATACTGTTGGACTGGAAGTCCCTGATAATGCTACTATCCTACAGTTCAAAAAGTGGGTCAGAAAATTCCTTTGGGAAAATGCAGGAAATG AGAAACTCATTGGCGTGCACTGTACTAATGGAATTAATAGAACTGGCTATCTCATATGTAG atATCTTATAGATGTTGAAGGctgggatccagaggcagcaaTTCAGG ctTTTGGTGATGCCAGAGGTCACCGCATGGATGGCCTTGTGTATCTCACAGATCTCAGGACGCAGCCGATGCGAAG tAACCTTGGAATGGATGTATGGGATGCAGATGAAGATATTATCCCACCACCACATGCAATGGAAGGATCTGTAGAGCGGTTCCCAAATGAAGATTTTCAGGG GTCTGGGAAAAGATTAAGAATTTATGATGACCACTCTCACAATGATTTGCAAGGACAGATGCAGTTGCGAGATTTTGACTTCGTTAATAAGGGGCCTGGACAAAGACGAAGACCATTTCATGACCATCAAACTCAGGATGAATTAAGAGCATCAGTGCAGATGAGAAATTGGGACTACAATAGGGGACCAGAACAAAGAGCCTTTACTAATCACCAGTTTTATGATGATTTTCAAGAAGACACGCAGCTGAAGGACCTAGACTTCAGTAGCAAGGGACCTGGACAGAGTTTGAGACCTTTTCATGGACACCAGTTTCATGATGATTTGCAAGCAGACAGACAGTCTTTTGACTTCAACAGAGGacgggagcagaggcagagatcCTTTCCTGACCATCCATCTCCTAATGATTTGCAGGAAGACAGGCAGTCAAAGGATTTTGATTTTGGTGGCAGGGGCCGTGGCCAGAGACGAAAACTGTTCCATGACCACCAATCTCATGATGAATTTCAGACTCAAATGCAGTTAAAAGAATTGGATTCTGCCAGTAGAGGTCCTGGCCAAAGACTAAGATCCTTCCATGACTACAAGTCACATGATGGCTTGCAGACACAGATGCAATTGGGAGATTTTGAATTTGTTAAGAGGGGTCGTGGGCAGAGGTTGAGACCTTTCAATGATCACCAGCCTCGTAATGACTTAAAAACAGAGATGCAGCTGAAAGATTATGATAATAAAGGTCCTGGACAAAGGTGCAGACCTTTTCATGACCCTCAGCCTTATGATGGCTTACAGGAACAGACTCAGTCAAAAGATTTTGATTATGGTAATAAAGGGCACGGACAAAGGCCAAGACCTTTTCATGATCATCCAGGTCACAATGACTTGCCGCATGAATGGTGTTCAGACAG AAACTTATGCTTAAAAAGAAGTCCTCTGGACAAAAGTGG AAGTCAGTCCTTTCCTTCCCATGAAAATGTACCAGAACCTCATTTCTCCTCATCTCCTTCACTTCACAGAGATTACGGGTCTGATAATGATGACTTTAACAGAAATTACAG TAATCGACCACATTGTCCTGAAGACAATAGGAGAGTGCATCCCTCAGAGGAATTTAATagaggaaaaaacagatttgCACCCTACTCTTCACGAACAATGCACCCATCTTCATCCATACACCAAGAAGATAGTTCAATAGACTATGAAAGAAAGCCTTTTCAGGGTGAAACTACCAGAAGCATGGAACAAAGTAAAAGATTACCAGTTGTAACCGTTGATTACAATTATGGTCTGCCACTAGACTGTGGACCTGAAGAGGATGAGAGATCCCATTATGATTTATCACCAAGAGACCACTACAACTGGAACTGA